Sequence from the Miscanthus floridulus cultivar M001 unplaced genomic scaffold, ASM1932011v1 fs_663_2_3, whole genome shotgun sequence genome:
AACGCTGCAGATCACAGCGTTgacaaccccgaagggcccccagcattcacaagggcgctccgaacacttcagtggccccgtggtttcaagatcactagggtcgagccctttgagggaaggatgaaccccacacagtggctacaggcttacaccGCTGCCGTCCGCGCTgccagaggagacaccagtgtcatggcgaacaatcttcccatcatgctaacACCAACCatcatgaactggttcacaagcctcgccctaaATTCCATCGGATCCtatgaagagctaaagaaggtattcaccgataactacatggctacgtgcactcagccgggcaccaagcatgatctaagccgcatctaccagaagccgtccgagctcctctgtagctacatcagacgcttttctgagatgaggattTCTATTCCTAACAccatggaagctgaggtcatcaccgccttcctccgaggactccatcaccgcgatcTCCACTCCAAGTTCAACTACAACCACCCATGGGGAATGGTGAGATGAttacgaccgccaaccagtacgtcgACGCCGAAGAAGCCaaagtgcgcttcaacgaggatacgGGCATCCATCGCCCAACTCGCCGCAGCGACGATCGCCCCGACGACCGacgccacaacgaccgccgctaTGATGACCGTAATCACCATTGGGACAATGGCCGTGATCAGCCAGAAGGCACCAAGtctggtcaatatcgccgccACCGACTAGCCATATCATCGCCGCTGTTGATGAGCCTcgagccaagcgcaactatgacgagcggtacaagaagatcctcgatagcccatgccctctccacaagaacgccaagcataagatgaaggattgcctcagcttggctaaggaattccaggCCAAAAAGCccgacgacaacaacaacgacggcgccgaaggccgccgaccacctgggggcaataacaatgccttctaggatcacgacaaggtggtcgccaccatcttcgagggcctcgcctccaccaagagcagaagagaacgtAAGCTCGCTGCCcgtcgggtgctcgccgtcaacgcagAAGATGCCGTCGCCAACCCTTGCTATTGCCCTTGGTCCGAGGTCcctatcaccttcagcagggctgaccagtgggcggacatcccctacatagggcattaCCCACTCGTCCtaaagtgctttttagaaaagtgctcatcgacggtggaagcactctgaacctcctcttcgccggagccctaaaggagctgggcctcgagataatagatctcacaccctccgactccttctggggtgtgatacctggcaaggcctccaaaccgcttagagagattaccctaccagtatagttcagcACGGCAATCAACTACCGCGTTGAGCACATTAACTTCTACATCactgacttcaacaccacctatcacgccatacttggtcggccagctctagccaagttcatggctgtacagCACTACGcttatctagtgctgaagatgccttcgcctgcaggagtcctggccctatgggccaacctctccatcacctacgcatgcgagacagagagtctcgccctcgccgaagccaccgacctctccatccagatggctagcgtggtcaacGACGCCAAGACAGTGCCCGCCGATGACTTAGAGATCCCCTCACTGGAGCCTCCTCacgcctctgccaagtccaaggaaactaaggaggtcagcctcagccttgacgacccctccaagaccgtgaagattggggctcacctcgaccccaaataggaaagcgcgcttgtctccctcctatgtgccaacgccgatgtgttttcTTGGAAACCTCCAGACATGCCatgggtaccacgggagaagatcgagcactccttgaatgtctcgccgaccgccaaatcgatcaagcaaaaactccgaCGATTCaagccagacaagaaggaggct
This genomic interval carries:
- the LOC136532586 gene encoding uncharacterized protein — protein: MAVQHYAYLVLKMPSPAGVLALWANLSITYACETESLALAEATDLSIQMASVVNDAKTVPADDLEIPSLEPPHASAKSKETKEVSLSLDDPSKTVKIGAHLDPK